Within the Glycine soja cultivar W05 chromosome 3, ASM419377v2, whole genome shotgun sequence genome, the region cattggttttgaggAAGCCGATATTAAGgagttgattttaacatcggtttgttaaaaaatcgatgtaatgtatttgatgttaacatcggtttttacaaaaccgatgttaactatattcagttaacatcggttatccataaaaaaccgatgttgttctgtttataagttaaaaaaaattgagatttcaCAAGCCGTGCGCGCTCGAAAACCTTGTCCTCCCTCTTCTCTTTGTCATCCTCCTGCCTGAAATCGTTGTTCTCTTTCTCCTCCCGCCTGAAATATGCCAGAAGCCGCTCCCTCGACACCCACATTGTCGTCGGTCAAACTCACAAAACCCCCTACACTGTTGGAAAACCCACATTGTCCTCGCTGGAACCCACAGAACCCCCTACACTGCCAGAAAACCCATATTGTCATCGCTCGAACCCCACAGAACCCACATTGTCCTGGCTCGAAGAAAACCCTACATACACTGTTGCTACTAGGGTGCTGAAACACTCGTCGGTGCTCAAAGGTCAAAGCTTTCTCCGCGAGGTACGTAGGTCAAATTCGTGTATGCTAAGTTTCCTTGTGAGTGGTTTGACCCAAATTGAGAGTGGCATCGGATAATAAAGAAAAGGTTTTTGTTTGCGATTGTACAGGCTCCGCTCACGTGCGTGTTGCTGGGTTCTCTTGATCAAGGTAACACTAACTTCTATACTTCATTtgacctattttattttttctggtaGTAATAAGTAATGGTGCATGATTTTTAGTAAGGTGTTATTCTGTTTGCACTATAACAGAGAATCAACCATGATTTCTGTAGATGGATCCACAGGGGTCTTGAAATTGCCTACAATTGCTTTAACATTTTACCGTCCAACATAGGGGGCTTGACCattgtttttttaacatattttttgtttcttgagcAAGTAATGCTTAAGTATAGATAAAGCTCCCTCCAATTTGCCTTTAAAGTGCACATGGGTGTATCTTGTATACTTACCCTTCAATTTTAGTTGTGGGTTTAGATCACTGGTTTGTGATGTACTCTTAAATTAATGGAGCGTGGATATACATACCCTTAGGAGCTTTTTAGGGTGAATATAGTTGTTTCTTTGCGTGTAATTACTATTTTCAATTGTGGGTTTTGCAAATTCTTGACTAGGCCACGTTTGATTCCACTCTATTTACATCGCTGCATGGGAATTTTGTGTAACTAAATGCATGTTTTTACCCAACTGGATTTAAGGAACTGGGTTGCTTGctctcttttctattttattcgCTTAATTGTTGAATGCTTCCAGACTGTTTATAAACTATTCACTTGCCTCGTATTGGCAGTTTCTAAAAGTTCTCATATGTAAGTGTGCTTTCAAATGAACTATGCTTGTAACtgttttacaataaaatatccTGAAGTGAACTGCTTATGTGTTTGCGAAATTTTTCTTTTAGCTTATCTTCATAATCTACACTTGAGCTTACAAAAACAAATGCAAACATCTCATCATTCATAAGATGATCTAGAATCTAGATACAGTTTTGGACTTAGAAATTTCAATACTTTAAAGtttagaaaattatataatgCACATTGATTTTGCTAACTTAGAAGTTGAAACCTGACCAGTTGTAAACATGATGATTTCTAATTATCCTCTCATTATACTCAGTACTAATCTAAGACTATCACAACAGTTCTCTTGAAACCTAGACAATCTTCTGAATTATAGAAACCTGCAACAATTATTCTCCtaagttttattttggattGAATCCACAAATAGAAAAAAACCTGCAATGCCTCTTAGACCTCCTAGCCTCCTCAACTACCTCATTGGCAATTAAAACACCATGGAGCAGCTGTCTACCCTTCACAAAGGCTATTTGCCTTTCATCAATGAGGTGGTTCATGACCTTGCTGAGCCTGTTAGCCAGTAGTTTAGCAATGATTTTGTAAACACATCCAATGAGGGAGATGGGTCTGAAATCATTGAAGGATTGAGGGTCCTTAATCTTAGGGATAAGAGCAATGAAAGAGGAATTGAGACCCTTGGGGAAGGAAGCATTCACATGGAATTCTGCTATAAATCTTAGGAATTCAGGCTTCAATTCCTTCCAAAAGTGCTTAATAAATCTGAAATTAAAACCATGTGGCCCTGGGCCTTTTTCATTGCCACAGGCCCACACAGCACACCTTATCTCTTCCTCTTTAAAAGATTCAATCATAATTTCTCTTTGAGTAGAAGTCAGACTTTTAAACGAAACCCCATCCAAGTTAGGTCTGCTCAAGTGAGGCTCATTGAACCTGTTCTGAAAATGATGAAGGGTTTCAGCCTTTATAATGTTAGGATTTTCCACCCAGGTGTCACCAATCTGCAACCCCCTCAAAGCATTTCTCCTCCTCCTCAAATTAATAACTCTATGAAAATAGGATGTGTTGCTGTCCCCCTCTTTGATCCATCTGCATCTTGATTTCTGCCTCACAATAGACTCCTGCATAGTAGCTTTTTCCCAAAGGTCAGCTTGGGTTTTCTTGAACTCCTTCACTTGTTGTTCAGAAGGTTGAACTGGCATAGAATTCTCCAAGTCATTTGGTTTTTGTTGAAGTAGTTTGACTTTGCTGCACAGGTCTCCTATGTTGTCTTTACTTCAGATTTTCAGCCTCTGTTTAAGATGCTGAAGCTTGCATTTTAAAGCATAACCACCCCACCCCATATGCTGATAATCTAACCAACAATCCCTCACTACCTTCTGAAATTGCTTGTTCATTAGCCATCCATCATAAACCTTAAAAGGTTTAGGGCCCCAATCAATGCATTTAGAGTGCATGATAATAGGACAGTGGTCAGAGTAATTCCTCTCAAGGTTAAATTGGGAGCTGTTAGGCCATTTGGACAACCAGCCATCAGAAACACACACTCTGTCCAGTTTGCTTTTGCAGGAACCATTAGGCCTAACCCAAGTAAAGGGTTTACCCACACAAGGAATATCATTAACCTCCATTGCAACAAGCCAATCATTGAATTCAGATATTAAGCCATTATCTGAATTGCTGTGGTTGCTTCCCAATAGCCAATTTAAAACTACTGATCTTACCCAACCCTCTGATATGCTTAGTTAGGAATAAGGGCCATGAAGGAAGCATTGCTGCCTCTACGAAACCTTCCATGAAAGTCGATTTCATCTACAAATCTCCTGAATTCAGGTTTCAAAACCCTCCAAAAAGccttaataaaattgaaattaaatccaTCGGGTGCCGGGCATTTTTGTCTCCACCACAATTCCAAACAGCCTCTTTAATCTCTTGGTCAGAAAAAGGGGAAGTGATCCCCTCTGTTTGATTCAGCTGTCTTAACTCCTCCCACAGAATTCTTTTCCCAGCTAGATCACAAGGGGCATAGACATTGACTATGAAAATTTTGTGGTCTTCACTAACCCATCTCCcatctaaaattaaaaagctACGGCCTTTAATTCTCCTTTCCACATGAAAAGCTGAATTGTTCCATAAAGAAAGTAAACCACCAGCTGGCTGAACAGAGGGGACACTGTCCACACTGCTGATTTCATTTCCACTTCAGAGAATCTAGCAACTTTTACTAACTTTTCCCTGTCTTTCTGcgcataattttctttttgaacggccaaagataatattatatatatgataagcaTAGTACCAGAAGTACTACAATAAGGTACAGGGAATAATATCCCCTAAAACACAAGAATATAACCAACAAATAACAAGCCACCAAATAACAACAATACTCGGCCCTACAAATCACAAACTAGATAAAAGACAAAGACATATTTGAGGACCATTGGTGAAAAGGAACAGTGAAATCCTTTTCCCATCCCCTCAACCAAGACCAAGTGAGAAAGATTGTTTTGTCCACCAATTTAGAGATGTCAAAAGGctgattattaaaaatcatgtcaTTTCTGAGATTCCATATGGATCTTGTAGTTGCTATCCACCATATCTTCCTCCTTCTGTTGGAATTCCTCAAGCCAGCCAATGAGCAGTGCTGAAGAAAGTTATCCATAGGCTTATTGTGTAGAACTCTATCTTCATTCACCCATGAGTTGAATTCCCACCACAAAAGCATAACTTTATGACAAGTGAAAAATAGGTGGGAAGCAGATTCGACTTGGCTTTGGCAGAAGGGGCAAAGGTCATTTTGAAGGACAATCTGCCTCCTGATTAGGTTTTCCTTAGAAGGAAGCCTATCCCAGAGTAATCTCCAAGAAAAGGATAAAGCTGTGGGGGGGATTTTGATTTCCCATAGCTGTCTGAAGCCACTATTTGGCTGATAGAATAGTTGATCAGGTCTGATACAATTATAAGCATAATTTGTAGAAAAGATCCCCGTTGGTTCAGCTCCCCACACCCAAGAATCCATCAAGGCTGCATTGGTACTTATTGCTGCAGTCTGGTCAATAAAAGCTGAGGCTCCCCCCAATTCATTGTCAAAAAAGATATATTCTCCAAGAGAATTTCCACTCCCAGCTAGTTTCTCCAAAAATCCCCATGCTTGCCACTGTCTGAAGTTTTTGAGATGATATTTGATATAGTTCTGGGTATTTGTCTCTAAGAATAGTTCCATCTCCCACCCATAAGTcttcccaaaataaaatttgatcacCACTGCccagtttctaaaaaaattgcttATTGACAGTAGCCATACTACTGTGTTGAATAATTGATCTTAAGTCAGACCACCAAGAGGAGAAAGTCTGCTTAGGAGGACCCTCTTCCAAGCCTTTCCAAGAGGAGAAATTGCTTATCCCAGAGAAAGTCAAACCACCAAGAGGAGAAATTGCTTATCCCAGAGAAAGTCTTTCTGCGCATAATAATTCACTCTCTCTGGTCCTTGTGGTTTTGTGTCCCCATTTAAATCATGAGTCCCATATCCAGTAACACCTCTTTCTTGTGTTCTActctgttattgtctataattgaaatatagtataattgtttttttcttcttcttaaaattTGAACCGGCGCTATCATTCTTTGAATGCCATCATCTACCTTCAATGATTCACATCTAAATTGGTCCctgtttgattaaattaattagttattgctTTAGTTTGACTCGATAGAAGTATGAtatgtattcttaaaaaattgtccATGAACTGTTTGATAGAATGACtgagaatgaattgaaattttcttaCAAAGTTGTATtctgaacttatttttcttacaaatcAAACTTGGTACTTTGAAATCAGTGTAGTTTATGTTGAATGTGATAGAAAGGATTCAGAGGTAATGTCTTTGGAAGAAGACAAATGAACAGTATAGGATGAACATAGGAGATCCTCATttgcaaattttataattttcatgtaaCCGACTGTTACCTCCTATAATAGGTCATCAGTGGTGCCTGACCTGTGCATCAGACTTTAACTACTTCACCATAGCCAGCACTGTGCATTGAGAGAGGTCTTTTCCTCATTTTGTGGAAAAAGATGCACATTGctgaaaaaggctttaaatacactCTCAGTATAATGTCTTTTGAGAGTCAATGTATCACCATGAAGTGAGAGTCATATTGTtgataaaaggctttaaatacactgtggctaatttctgtatggttttttttaggGTTATCATTTACTACTGCTAATTGGTGTTGCTGTGGAAGCGCTTTGATTATATCTTTGAAGCCTCGaactcaggtatttatatctttgatttgaaaactaatttgaaattgttgttgtatgcattactggtatatttgtaacttatgctatgcctgtctacatgacctttctttcattggactgatatgttcatgcctctctacatgacctttctttcattggactgataTCTTTGAAGTATTTACTGTGATTTAAACTCCCAGAACTTGTTCATTGTTAGTGTtcaatgtttt harbors:
- the LOC114404939 gene encoding uncharacterized protein LOC114404939, giving the protein MELFLETNTQNYIKYHLKNFRQWQAWGFLEKLAGSGNSLGEYIFFDNELGGASAFIDQTAAISTNAALMDSWVWGAEPTGIFSTNYAYNCIRPDQLFYQPNSGFRQLWEIKIPPTALSFSWRLLWDRLPSKENLIRRQIVLQNDLCPFCQSQVESASHLFFTCHKVMLLWWEFNSWVNEDRVLHNKPMDNFLQHCSLAGLRNSNRRRKIWWIATTRSIWNLRNDMIFNNQPFDISKLVDKTIFLTWSWLRGWEKDFTVPFHQWSSNMSLSFI